One stretch of Candidatus Binatia bacterium DNA includes these proteins:
- a CDS encoding M20/M25/M40 family metallo-hydrolase: MNGEKEKVLQQLDRARLVDIAKRVADIVSITGEESEIAHYLGGEFAGLGMEVRYQEVEEGRPNVIGTLKGSGGGATLMFCAHMDHFDNPQETKVEGDRIYGRGLVNMKNAFPCYIVAVEMLKKSGLPLKGDIIISGVVGEIEKAQVGRFSGKTYRGAGVGARYMMDHGVTADMCIIGEPTGLQLQIGNAGLVWADVTVEGKAENFVLQASKVAQAIQDWEKDYQQKFKHPFMLPTVQIGAIEGGNPFKPGTQPAAHLYVIVKTLPGTPTMPIQRELEAVCAKVEEREKDIKTRVQLYLSTTGYEISKDEKVVKVMEQAHQQVFGKPVQYPMAKRYGITSDGSRIASYGVPVITYGAGFGTHLIDPTEPRITEWDNPSGVRRGVGIQNMVNCTKVYALAALEVCGKTRQEIGLK; the protein is encoded by the coding sequence ATGAACGGAGAAAAGGAAAAAGTATTGCAGCAGCTCGATCGCGCGCGGCTCGTCGACATCGCTAAAAGAGTCGCCGACATAGTCAGCATCACCGGCGAAGAGAGCGAGATCGCCCATTATCTCGGCGGAGAGTTCGCTGGCCTCGGCATGGAAGTCCGCTACCAGGAGGTGGAAGAAGGACGGCCGAACGTCATCGGAACATTAAAAGGCTCCGGCGGCGGCGCGACCTTGATGTTCTGCGCCCACATGGATCACTTCGACAACCCGCAGGAGACAAAGGTCGAAGGCGACCGAATTTACGGCCGAGGCCTGGTCAACATGAAGAACGCTTTTCCCTGTTACATCGTGGCGGTGGAGATGCTGAAGAAATCCGGCTTACCGCTCAAAGGCGACATCATCATCTCCGGCGTCGTCGGCGAAATCGAGAAGGCGCAGGTCGGCAGGTTTTCCGGCAAAACCTACCGCGGCGCGGGCGTCGGCGCGCGCTACATGATGGACCACGGCGTCACCGCCGACATGTGCATCATCGGCGAGCCGACCGGATTGCAGCTTCAGATCGGCAACGCGGGATTGGTTTGGGCCGACGTGACGGTGGAAGGAAAAGCCGAGAACTTCGTGCTCCAGGCGAGCAAAGTCGCGCAGGCGATACAAGATTGGGAAAAAGACTATCAGCAAAAGTTCAAGCATCCTTTCATGCTGCCGACGGTCCAGATCGGCGCGATCGAAGGCGGCAACCCTTTCAAGCCCGGCACTCAGCCGGCGGCGCACCTCTATGTGATCGTGAAGACGCTGCCGGGGACGCCGACGATGCCGATCCAACGGGAGCTGGAAGCGGTCTGCGCGAAAGTAGAAGAACGAGAAAAAGACATCAAGACCAGAGTCCAGCTCTATTTATCCACGACCGGCTACGAGATCTCCAAAGACGAAAAAGTCGTGAAGGTCATGGAGCAGGCGCATCAACAGGTCTTCGGCAAGCCGGTGCAATACCCGATGGCCAAGCGCTACGGCATCACGAGCGACGGTTCGCGCATCGCGTCTTACGGAGTTCCGGTGATCACCTACGGCGCGGGCTTCGGAACGCATTTGATCGATCCCACCGAGCCCCGGATCACCGAGTGGGACAACCCTTCGGGGGTCCGGCGCGGCGTCGGCATCCAGAACATGGTGAACTGCACGAAAGTCTACGCGCTGGCGGCGCTGGAGGTGTGCGGCAAGACCCGGCAAGAGATCGGCCTCAAATAG
- a CDS encoding PH domain-containing protein, which produces MAYIESNLLPDERIVYLARLHWIIFLKSFLLIAVGAALLWVEPITAGVVALLGFLVWLPAFVHYRTSEFGVTTKRVVFKVGFVRRRTLELLLRHVEAILVDQSVPGRIFGYGSVTLTGTGGVREIFHNVSSPLELRRRIQGQAS; this is translated from the coding sequence GTGGCCTACATCGAATCGAACCTGCTGCCGGACGAGCGAATCGTTTATCTGGCGCGCCTGCACTGGATCATTTTTCTCAAGTCGTTTTTACTCATCGCCGTCGGAGCGGCGCTGCTCTGGGTGGAGCCGATCACCGCGGGCGTCGTCGCTCTCTTGGGTTTCCTGGTCTGGCTGCCGGCTTTCGTGCATTACAGGACTTCGGAATTCGGCGTTACGACGAAGCGCGTCGTCTTCAAGGTGGGTTTCGTGCGCAGGCGGACGTTGGAGTTATTGCTAAGGCACGTCGAGGCTATCCTGGTCGATCAGAGCGTGCCGGGAAGAATCTTCGGCTACGGCTCGGTCACGCTGACGGGAACGGGCGGGGTGCGGGAAATTTTCCACAATGTCTCCTCGCCGCTCGAATTGCGCCGGCGCATTCAAGGACAGGCGTCGTAG
- a CDS encoding BolA family transcriptional regulator yields the protein MSPDEIKTTLETALPDSVVRVDDLTGGGDHFQVWIISEAFEGKSLVEQHQIVYGVLKEGLGSERIHALALKTYTPAQWERAAQK from the coding sequence ATGAGTCCCGACGAGATTAAGACGACTTTGGAGACGGCGCTGCCCGATTCCGTCGTGCGGGTGGACGACCTGACCGGCGGCGGCGACCATTTTCAGGTTTGGATCATCTCTGAGGCCTTCGAGGGCAAGAGCCTTGTGGAACAACACCAGATCGTCTATGGAGTGCTCAAGGAAGGTCTGGGGAGCGAGCGCATCCACGCCCTGGCTCTCAAGACTTACACTCCGGCGCAATGGGAGCGCGCGGCGCAAAAATAA
- a CDS encoding DUF4160 domain-containing protein, with amino-acid sequence MHVHVHCGHGEAKFWMEPRLELAQNYGLNNKDLGTARSLIEEHEDEIRKAWQKHFRP; translated from the coding sequence ATGCATGTGCATGTCCATTGTGGACATGGAGAAGCCAAGTTCTGGATGGAGCCGAGACTTGAATTGGCGCAGAATTACGGCTTAAATAACAAAGACCTAGGCACGGCTCGAAGTCTTATAGAAGAACATGAAGATGAAATCCGAAAAGCTTGGCAAAAACACTTCAGACCCTGA
- a CDS encoding DUF2442 domain-containing protein: protein MKSEKLGKNTSDPEVTHVSKHGFWLLLSDKEFFVPFSEFPWFKNAPIGAILRVEWFEPDHLHWPDLDVDLSLESIEHPDRFPLISKSSS, encoded by the coding sequence ATGAAATCCGAAAAGCTTGGCAAAAACACTTCAGACCCTGAGGTTACGCACGTCTCGAAGCACGGATTCTGGCTTCTGCTGAGCGATAAGGAGTTTTTCGTGCCTTTCAGTGAGTTCCCTTGGTTCAAGAATGCCCCGATCGGAGCAATATTGCGGGTCGAGTGGTTTGAGCCGGATCACCTGCACTGGCCGGACTTGGACGTAGATTTGTCCCTTGAGTCTATTGAACATCCGGACAGATTTCCGCTAATTTCGAAATCTTCTTCTTAA
- a CDS encoding MqnA/MqnD/SBP family protein, which translates to MHVTLAHYRNRFCMFRTYYAIAAGIVKADGLDVSVVEVPDPPSRAQEEALIEGDVELANLYLPNFLRVKLAGAPIAGISTEWKSTAKGNGMFVRADGPVKRPEDLTGRRVASHHKTPHAVHRYLLKHRYGVDEATLEWQSFPQEELLGALKNGEADAVVLIDQFFFRGERDREVRCLYTDGEAWQALTGFPEMIKHMVAVREPLLREHPELREKLLSAFKASFAYSERHLAEIADKFLARYGGDREAILASARYPKIEFTFTETELKIAEDEMKMLVEMGELAREIPIAPLFVI; encoded by the coding sequence ATGCATGTAACCCTGGCGCACTACCGCAACCGTTTTTGCATGTTTCGCACTTACTATGCGATCGCCGCGGGCATCGTGAAGGCCGACGGGCTCGACGTCTCCGTCGTCGAAGTTCCCGATCCTCCGAGCCGCGCGCAAGAGGAGGCGTTGATCGAAGGCGACGTCGAACTCGCCAATCTCTACCTGCCCAACTTTCTCCGCGTGAAACTTGCCGGCGCGCCGATCGCCGGAATTTCCACGGAATGGAAATCCACGGCCAAGGGCAACGGCATGTTCGTCCGCGCCGATGGGCCGGTGAAGAGACCGGAGGATCTGACCGGCCGCCGAGTCGCCTCGCATCATAAGACGCCGCACGCGGTGCACCGCTATCTGCTGAAACACCGCTACGGCGTCGACGAAGCGACGCTCGAATGGCAATCGTTCCCTCAGGAAGAACTGCTCGGAGCATTGAAGAACGGCGAAGCCGACGCCGTGGTGTTGATCGACCAGTTTTTTTTTCGCGGCGAGCGGGATCGGGAAGTGCGCTGCCTCTACACGGACGGGGAGGCATGGCAGGCGCTCACTGGCTTTCCCGAGATGATCAAGCACATGGTCGCCGTGCGCGAGCCGCTTCTGCGCGAGCATCCGGAGCTGAGAGAAAAACTTTTAAGCGCGTTTAAAGCGTCCTTCGCGTACAGCGAGCGGCACCTGGCGGAGATCGCCGATAAGTTCCTGGCGCGCTACGGCGGCGACCGCGAGGCGATTTTAGCCTCGGCGCGCTATCCCAAAATTGAATTCACTTTTACGGAAACGGAGCTGAAAATCGCCGAGGATGAAATGAAAATGCTCGTCGAGATGGGCGAGCTCGCGCGCGAGATTCCCATCGCGCCGCTCTTCGTGATATAG
- a CDS encoding DUF6800 family protein, which yields MPRSIRRNELHARRVRRRSLKKLRARFAKAKTSADKEKILAKVARIAPGVSPDQFVAPIKPA from the coding sequence ATGCCCCGTTCGATTCGCCGCAATGAGCTGCACGCCCGCCGCGTAAGGCGCCGGAGCTTGAAAAAACTGCGCGCGCGCTTCGCCAAGGCCAAGACCAGCGCCGACAAGGAAAAAATCCTGGCCAAAGTCGCGCGCATCGCTCCGGGCGTCAGCCCCGACCAGTTCGTCGCCCCGATCAAGCCGGCCTAG
- the grxD gene encoding Grx4 family monothiol glutaredoxin, whose amino-acid sequence MADDVLSKIDQQVKNNKVMLYMKGNPNAPQCGFSAHTVEILRSYGIPFQTADVLSDPAVREGIKRYSNWPTIPQVFINGKFVGGCDILHELHERGELEPMLKSAFEK is encoded by the coding sequence ATGGCTGATGACGTTCTATCTAAAATCGATCAGCAGGTGAAGAACAACAAAGTGATGCTGTACATGAAGGGCAACCCGAATGCTCCGCAGTGCGGCTTCTCGGCCCACACCGTGGAGATTTTACGGTCCTACGGCATTCCCTTTCAAACGGCGGACGTGCTGTCCGACCCTGCTGTGCGAGAGGGAATCAAGCGCTACTCCAACTGGCCGACGATCCCTCAGGTCTTCATCAACGGGAAATTCGTCGGCGGCTGCGACATCCTGCACGAGCTGCACGAGCGCGGCGAGTTGGAGCCGATGCTCAAGAGCGCGTTCGAAAAATAA
- a CDS encoding antibiotic biosynthesis monooxygenase, which translates to MILEVAILDVKPGQTGRFEAAFAEAQTIIASAEGYLSHELQRCIETPNRYLLLVRWRAIEDHTQGFRKSAAYLEWKRLLHHFYDPFPTVEHYELVAGTGI; encoded by the coding sequence ATGATTCTTGAAGTCGCGATTCTCGATGTGAAGCCGGGGCAGACGGGTCGCTTCGAGGCGGCCTTTGCCGAAGCGCAGACGATCATCGCATCCGCGGAGGGTTATCTCTCGCACGAACTGCAGCGCTGTATCGAGACGCCGAACCGCTACCTTCTGCTCGTACGATGGCGCGCGATCGAGGACCATACCCAGGGTTTTCGCAAATCGGCGGCCTATCTCGAGTGGAAGCGCCTGCTGCACCATTTCTACGATCCCTTTCCTACGGTCGAGCACTATGAGCTCGTTGCTGGCACCGGCATTTAG